Sequence from the Pedobacter sp. D749 genome:
GACTATGGACTATGGACTATGGACTAAACTACCAGCTTCCGCTGCTTCCGCCACCGCCAAAGCTTCCTCCGCCAAAACCACCGAATCCACCGCCTCCTCCACCAGAAGAGCCACCTCCCCAGCCACCGCTGCTTCGGCCTCCGCCACTTCCAAACAGCATAGCCCAAAATAGCGCATTAGATGCCCCGCGTCCGCCAATTACTTCGCTTCCGCCTCCGCCACCTTTTCGCATGATGATGATGATTACGATGACAATGATGATAATAATTACAATACTGCCACCTCCGCCACCTTTTTTTGAAGAAGCTTTTGGGTTATCATTTTTATATTCGCCCTGGGTATATTTTATTATTGAAGTAGTAGCTTCATCCAGGCCGACATAATAATTTCCAGCTTTAAAATTGGGTTTAATGTCGTTATCAATAATGCGCTTGGCATAAATATCGGGCAATGCACCTTCCAAGCCATAACCTGTTTGAATAGAGATTTTTCGGTCGCCAACTGCAACAACGATCATAATGCCATTGTTTTTGCCGCTTTGGCCAACGCCCCATTTCCTGCCCAGTTCTACAGCATACTCATTAATGTCGTAATCGCCGACTGATTTTAATATCGCTATAGCAATTTGTGTTGATGACGAATCATTAAAGGTCACTAATTTAGTTTCCAGTTGCTGCTTTTGATCGGCTGATAATACATTAGCGTAATCATTAACCAAAGTATTGGGTTTCTCTGGAAAATCCTGTGCAAAGGCGAAAGTGAATAATAAACTCAGTAACGAGAAAAGGAATATTTTCTTCATCGCTTATTTCTGCTCTAGATTGTCCATAAAAACGATATCATTTGGCAATTCATTAATGTCACCTTTTTGAGGCGGGAAGAACAAGGCCAGTTTTTCTCCAGCCAAGGCTACACCTGCAATAATGCCATCGGCTAAATTTCCTTTTGCAAAATGTGCAGTCATCGCTATTTTGGTTGTTTCCCAAAAATCTTCAGGTACAACCTGATTAATGCCCACATCGCCAATAATGGCAAATTTATGATCGGCATGCGCCAGGTATATCAGTACCCCATTTCTTTTTGCTGTTTTATCCATGTCAAGTTTAGCAAAATATTCGGTGGCTTTTTCATACGGATCGCCTGCGCAATGTTTATCAATAGCAATCCTAATTTCTCCGGAAGTTGCTCTTTCTGCATCGGAGATCGCGTTTGCTATTCTTTCTTGTTCAATATCTGAAAATAACGACATGTGTTTATTTTATATGAAGTAAAAAGGGTAATAAATGTTCAGTTAAACATTCACTACCCTTATATGTTGTGTTAAGAATAATTAAAATTCTACTTTAGGTGCATTTTTAGCTGAAGCATCAGCCTCGAAATACCCTTTTGGTTTAAAACCGAACATGCCGGCTGTTAAATTGGTTGGAAATGACCTTATTTTACCATTATATTCCTGTACTGCATCGTTAAAATCTTTTCGGGCAACAGTGATCCTGTTTTCAGTACTTTCTAATTGTGCCGACAAATCACTGAATTGTTGCGTAGCCCTTAACTCAGGATAATTCTCGGTAATGGATAATAATTTACCCAATGCCTGACTTAATTCTCCCTGCGCAGCTTGGAATTTTTTGATGTTTTCTGGTGAAAGATCATCCGTGTTAACCGTCATCTGAGTGGCTTTTGCACGCGCCTCAGTTACCGCTGTTAATGTACCCTGTTCAAATTTAGCAGCTCCTTTTACGGTTGCTACCAGGTTAGGAATCAAATCTGCTCTTCTCTGATATTGGGTTTGTACTGTTCCCCATTTCGATTTAACGTTCTCATCCAATTTAACCATGCTGTTATATCCGCATGAACTTAAAGTGCTCACTGCAATAACTGCAGCTAAAATTCCAAATATTAATCTTTTCATTTTTATGGTTTTGTCTTTTTAATCAAACTGAATTTTAATTCAATTTACGAATTAGATATCAAATTGCATGCCTTTGTTACAGTTTAGGTATTTATCTGACAGGTTGACAAGCTACTCATTGAATTTAACAAGGAAAAATCAGGATATTTGATTAAGTAATTTGTGGATATCAAGCCTGTTCTTTTGTTTTGGAGCGCAGGGCTTTTCGCTTTTTTGTATCGTTGTCCCGCTCTTTGCTTTATCCCGATAGAAACCCTGTGAAACAAGCAAGCACACCAAATATAACATAAGCCAGTCCTTAAATCGGGATGCCCGCTCCGATCGGGGCTATAAACTTAGGTCTGCAGCACAGAAAACCGGCATAGTAGTAGAAAAATAACTTCATTAAACCCGATCCGAGCGAGATGCCTATTTCTTCAATCGGCAGAAGCGGGAGCCGGACTGTAGTTTCCAATGAAATACTGCAATTGCTTTCCAAAAAAATAAAAGCATTACTTAGTCTGCTAATAGTTTTTATTCATATGCTGAAATCATCAAATATGCTGTCATATATCTATCTTTGTACTGTTCGGGATAAAAACCTGACATGATATGCAAAAAGACATCGAAATTACGCTGCTCCCGCAAGAGGTAGAGCAAACAGAGATGATTAACCAGAAACTGGCTGAAGCGCTAAAATTACCTGGTTCAAGAATTAAAGGCTATGAGATCTTGAAGCGATCAATAGATGCCCGTTCCAGAAAAGTGATTTTCCGCTTGCAGGTAAAGGTTTTTGTTGATGAGGAAGCCATTGCTGGAGTTTATACCATTAACTATCCTAATGTAAAAGAAGCGAAACCCGTAATTATTATAGGCGCAGGTCCTGCAGGTTTGTTTGCTGCTTTGCAATGCATTGAAAATGGATTAAAGCCCATTATTATCGAACGTGGTAAGGATGTAAAACAACGCCGGAGAGATTTGGCTGCCATAAATAAGCAGGGATTAGTAAATACAGAATCTAATTATTGTTATGGAGAAGGTGGCGCAGGGACTTATTCGGATGGTAAACTATACACCCGTTCCAACAAACGGGGCGATATTAATAAAGTGCTTCAGGTTTTTGTAAACCATGGGGCGGAGCCAGATATTGCTATTGATGCCCGTCCACATATTGGTACCAACAAACTGCCGCATATTATTACTTCCATAAAAGATACGATTCTGAATGCCGGCGGAGAAGTGATGTTCGATAGCCGGATGACTGATATTCTAATTGAATTTGGAAAAGTAAAAGGCATTGAGATCAATTTTGAAGAAAAGTTATTCGCTGATCACATTATCTTGGCAACAGGACATTCTGCGAGAGATGTGTACGAATTGTTGAACAGTAAAAATATCCTGATCGAAGCAAAACCTTTCGCTTTAGGAGTCAGGATTGAGCATCCTCAGGAAATTATTGATTCAGCCCAATACCATTGCGATATCCGATCGGAGTTTTTACCTCCTGCCTATTACAGTTTAGTTGAGCAGGTTGGTGCCCGCGGGGTATTTTCTTTTTGCATGTGTCCGGGTGGGATTATTGCACCTTGTTCTACAGGCGAAAACGAAATCGTGGTAAATGGCTGGTCGCCTTCTAAGCGAAACAACCCATATGCCAATTCCGGAACGGTGGTTCAGGTGACTTTAAATGATGTTCAGGGTTACGATCCGCTAAGGATGTTGAATTTTCAATCCGAAATAGAAAAAGCTGCCTTTGAAGCTGGAGGAGGAAACCTCGTTGCCCCCGCACAACGTATGGTCGATTTTGTAAACAACAGATTATCATTGGATCTCCCGAAGAATTCTTATCTGCCCGGTACCAAAAGTTCGATGCTCGATAATATTCTCCCTGAATTTGTATCTGAGAGTTTGCGCGCAGCATTGCCTTTATTTGGCAAAAAAATTAAGGGTTATTACACAAATGAAGCTATTTTGGTAGGCGTAGAGAGCAGAACCTCTTCTCCGGTAAGGATTCCAAGAGATAAAGAGACTTATCAGCACCCTCAGGTAAAAGGTTTATATCCTTGTGCAGAAGGTGCGGGTTATGCGGGTGGAATCGTTTCGGCAGCAATTGATGGAATTAACTGTGCAAATGCGATATTGAATGCATCTTAACAAACTTTATAGTGCACAGATTGTTGTTTTGGTATGTTTAATATCACGAACGAAATAAAAAAAGCTTTCAATGGTGATGCGTGGCATGGTAATCATGTAATGCAAACATTGAATAATGTAAATCCGGAAAAAGCGTTTAGCCATTTAGTGCCAGGGGCACATTCGATAGCCGAAATTGCACTGCATTTAACCGCTTGGACAGAAGAAGTTTCGTCTAGATTAACCGGTAAACCAGCTGCTGAACCTGCAAGAGGCGATTGGCCCGAGCCTGAAGCAAGAACACCACAGGCTTGGGAACGCATTATCTTTGATTTTAAGATCGCGAACGAAGAACTGATCCGTGTTTGCGAAAGCCTGAAAGACAACCAATGGAATGATGAAGTAAAGAACGAGCGTAATCCTGCTTTAGGTACAGGGGTAACCAATATTGAATTGGTAAGCGGGCTTGCACAACACCATGCTTACCATTCCGGTCAGATTGCTTTATTGTCTAAATTTTAATCTGTGTAATCACATTATGAAAAAGACTTTGATTATTGGCGCCTCGCCAGATCCTTCAAGATATTCGTACAAAGCAGCGCACATGCTTAAGCGCTTTAACCATGATATTGTCAATGTTGGCATAAAAAAAGGAGAAGTTGCAGGCATTGAAATTGAAAAGCCTGGAGAAATCCACCATGATATTGATACTATCACTTTGTATATTGGTCCTGCTCTACAGCCGCAATACCACGATTATATTCTGGCTACCAAACCAAAGCGGGTAATCTTTAACCCAGGAACAGAGAATTACGAATTGGAAAAGCTCTTGGATCAGCATGATATAGAGCCTGTTGAAGCCTGCACTTTAGTATTGCTTAGTACCGGACAATATTAAAAACGGTATACCACGCCCCAGTTTACAAAATCAGCCTGGGCAAAATGCATATAGGTTTTTGCCTGTAAACCAATATGTGGTGTAATATTAAATGTAGGTCCAAATGTCCAGTACCAGTTTGCTTTATCCATCAATCTATTGTAGTGGATGTATTTACCAACTTGTGCCGCGACAGTTATGCGCCATAGGTTGATATCAGCGCCAATGCTGATCCCGGTGCGCCAGCGGTCGTAAGAAGTGCCATAGTTTTGGAAAGTATCCCCATAATTATTAGGGTCAAATACGGTATAATAATAAACGGCATCCGCACCGGCTTTAAGCGATATGACATCATTAAGGTAAAAATTGTAACCAGCATATAATCCACTTTTGTACAAGCTTTTAGTTCTATTCGCAAATACGCCCCTTGCGCCTAAACCAGCACTCAACTCAATAGAATTTCGCTTCAAAGTAGTGTAGGTGCTTTTCTGCTCAGCAGTTAATGTTTTAGGGTTGTTTAATTTAATTCCGACATAAATGTTTCCCGTATTCAAGCCACCATTTGGAACAGTTGCCCCTCCGTTAGATACATGTAGAAAACCTAAACCTAAAAGTAAATCAGTGTATTTGCTCATTGGCAGCTCCATTCCTAAATCTGCTTTAATGGTTTCATTAATCGGGCTTCCCAAAAATCTGTTTTTGGTATTGTTGTAATAATACTTATTCGTGTATCCTAAACCAACCCCTGGGGTGAAATTAATTTTAGTCTTTCCAATTTTAAACAATTGGAAATCCATCTGAGCCACCAAACTATATACCTGCCCAAAGGCATGTTCCGAATTATCTTTTGTTCCCTTTAATTTGCTTAGGTCTCTGAAAATAAAACCGATCCCGTAAGATTTAGCACCACTAAATCCAATCCATTTATCGCTATTCTGGCTAATCTCCTTGAAATAAGCTGCGTCAAATCCTGTAATCTGATCCTGAAACAGATGCCCCTGATCATTATTGATGTGTGTGCCAAATATAGGCTTAATGATAATAGAATGGTTTTCCGGAGCAATCTGAGCCTCCGCAAATGCCCAGCCTGTAATCACGAAAATAAAAGTAAGTAATTGTTTTTTCATTAGTTTTTACTAAAACGGTAAGCAAGACTATAAAAGGCATAACGGTAGCCGGTGGCGCTGTTTTTAACTTCGTTAGATGTAAAAGTAGCGGTGTAGTTGGCTGTCCAGCGTGCAATGGCGAAAGTTAATCCCATCTGTGTGGTAAAAACAAAAGGTTTTGGTTTAAAGGTAATTGGTCCCTTATCACTCCTAAATAAACCACCCTGCAAGCTCGAATCAAACGCAACAGCATGTAATTGCGGATTAACCGAAAGAAAAAGTTCGTATTTACGCGTAGTTTTGTAGTTATTGTTATTACTCACCAAACTGTTAAAAGCTGCTGAGCCTTCCATATCGTTAAATCTGCCTAACCGCAACATGGCGCCAAGATTGGCCTTTGTAATTACGTTGCCTAGCGCAGCCGAAGCCGTTCCAGTAGCATCAAATACCTTATTATTGGTGGTGATTAAAAGCTTGTTGTATTCGGCGCCAAGGTTCAGTGTCGGCTCACTTTTTAAACCGTATTCCCAACCTTCAATCTGGTTTTGACCAACTAGTTTATGAAATGCTTTTTGAAACTTTTCGCCCAAAGCATCTTTTCCGGTAATTCCAATTTGTGTAGAAACCTTTAGCATTTGTTTATTGCTATAAAAACGGCTATAATTTGCTTCGCCATAAAGGTAGGCTGTAAAAGGGCGGTCGTGTAGAGCAGGGTTTGGTACAAAGCTGTAGTAGGGATTATATATTTTTTGACCAAGCTCAAAGCCAATAATCTCTTTGCTTCTCCCGGTTTTCAGGTTTTCACCATTTAAAGCGTGCCTAAATTTAATAAAAGCACCGTTTGTATAATAGCGGTCGCTTGTAATATCAATGTAAGCATCGTTCTCGGAAATAATAACAAGCTCATTTTTATAATTTTGCGCGTAACTGATTTCTGCTATGCCGATAAATAGCAGAGAAAAGTATAATTTGAGCATCAACTTCATTTGTTTGGATGATTTATTAAGGGTATAAAAGTATTAATTATTGTTCAAAATATCGATACCACACCCCTTAGTTAAGCTTTATTATTCATTTCGTATCTATTATGCTATTTGTTTTTTTAGCAAAGCAGTTGTTATGCTACTATATAAGTATGCTCCCGCTTTCCGTTTATAGTGCCGGCGTGAAGCCGGCAGCTACCACTTCAATCGGGTTTAGGTGGCGGAGGGCAGGGGTAACTTACGAAGTTTCTAATGGCAGGGTGCAGGGAAATCGTAAGTTTTTAGGTCAAACCTCGCAGGTTTTTAAAACCTGCGAGGTTTATAAGGAGGTGTAAACACCTTTCCTTTCAAAAAGTTTTGCTGGAGGCAAAACTTTTTCATGCTGTAAACCATCAACTTACACCAATCCATACAGGATTTGACAAATTTCCTTTGCGGAAGCGATAAAAAATCCTACTTTTGCATCCCGCTTCGGAGGAAGAGGTTAATAAACTGAAAGGGTGGCATAGTGATACGGAGAGCGGGATTTATTTTAAAATAAATATTGCTAAAGAGAAAAAGATTGTTACCTTTGCAGCCCGGTTCGGAAGAATGGGAAGCCAGTTAAACCTGGCATATTGAAAAGCAAACAAGGAAAGAATAGAGCTTGAAAAAATAAAATTTATTTTATTTGGAAGTTTAAAAAAGTTCCTTACCTTTGCACTCCCAACCGAAAGGAAGCGGGAAAATCGGAACGGCGGATGTTGGGAAGATAGAAAAAAAAGATTGAAACAGACGTAAACACGTTTAAGACTAACAAG
This genomic interval carries:
- a CDS encoding YgcG family protein, with amino-acid sequence MKKIFLFSLLSLLFTFAFAQDFPEKPNTLVNDYANVLSADQKQQLETKLVTFNDSSSTQIAIAILKSVGDYDINEYAVELGRKWGVGQSGKNNGIMIVVAVGDRKISIQTGYGLEGALPDIYAKRIIDNDIKPNFKAGNYYVGLDEATTSIIKYTQGEYKNDNPKASSKKGGGGGSIVIIIIIVIVIIIIMRKGGGGGSEVIGGRGASNALFWAMLFGSGGGRSSGGWGGGSSGGGGGGFGGFGGGSFGGGGSSGSW
- a CDS encoding TPM domain-containing protein, whose translation is MSLFSDIEQERIANAISDAERATSGEIRIAIDKHCAGDPYEKATEYFAKLDMDKTAKRNGVLIYLAHADHKFAIIGDVGINQVVPEDFWETTKIAMTAHFAKGNLADGIIAGVALAGEKLALFFPPQKGDINELPNDIVFMDNLEQK
- a CDS encoding LemA family protein; this encodes MKRLIFGILAAVIAVSTLSSCGYNSMVKLDENVKSKWGTVQTQYQRRADLIPNLVATVKGAAKFEQGTLTAVTEARAKATQMTVNTDDLSPENIKKFQAAQGELSQALGKLLSITENYPELRATQQFSDLSAQLESTENRITVARKDFNDAVQEYNGKIRSFPTNLTAGMFGFKPKGYFEADASAKNAPKVEF
- a CDS encoding NAD(P)/FAD-dependent oxidoreductase, with product MQKDIEITLLPQEVEQTEMINQKLAEALKLPGSRIKGYEILKRSIDARSRKVIFRLQVKVFVDEEAIAGVYTINYPNVKEAKPVIIIGAGPAGLFAALQCIENGLKPIIIERGKDVKQRRRDLAAINKQGLVNTESNYCYGEGGAGTYSDGKLYTRSNKRGDINKVLQVFVNHGAEPDIAIDARPHIGTNKLPHIITSIKDTILNAGGEVMFDSRMTDILIEFGKVKGIEINFEEKLFADHIILATGHSARDVYELLNSKNILIEAKPFALGVRIEHPQEIIDSAQYHCDIRSEFLPPAYYSLVEQVGARGVFSFCMCPGGIIAPCSTGENEIVVNGWSPSKRNNPYANSGTVVQVTLNDVQGYDPLRMLNFQSEIEKAAFEAGGGNLVAPAQRMVDFVNNRLSLDLPKNSYLPGTKSSMLDNILPEFVSESLRAALPLFGKKIKGYYTNEAILVGVESRTSSPVRIPRDKETYQHPQVKGLYPCAEGAGYAGGIVSAAIDGINCANAILNAS
- a CDS encoding DinB family protein; the encoded protein is MFNITNEIKKAFNGDAWHGNHVMQTLNNVNPEKAFSHLVPGAHSIAEIALHLTAWTEEVSSRLTGKPAAEPARGDWPEPEARTPQAWERIIFDFKIANEELIRVCESLKDNQWNDEVKNERNPALGTGVTNIELVSGLAQHHAYHSGQIALLSKF
- a CDS encoding CoA-binding protein, coding for MKKTLIIGASPDPSRYSYKAAHMLKRFNHDIVNVGIKKGEVAGIEIEKPGEIHHDIDTITLYIGPALQPQYHDYILATKPKRVIFNPGTENYELEKLLDQHDIEPVEACTLVLLSTGQY
- a CDS encoding acyloxyacyl hydrolase yields the protein MKKQLLTFIFVITGWAFAEAQIAPENHSIIIKPIFGTHINNDQGHLFQDQITGFDAAYFKEISQNSDKWIGFSGAKSYGIGFIFRDLSKLKGTKDNSEHAFGQVYSLVAQMDFQLFKIGKTKINFTPGVGLGYTNKYYYNNTKNRFLGSPINETIKADLGMELPMSKYTDLLLGLGFLHVSNGGATVPNGGLNTGNIYVGIKLNNPKTLTAEQKSTYTTLKRNSIELSAGLGARGVFANRTKSLYKSGLYAGYNFYLNDVISLKAGADAVYYYTVFDPNNYGDTFQNYGTSYDRWRTGISIGADINLWRITVAAQVGKYIHYNRLMDKANWYWTFGPTFNITPHIGLQAKTYMHFAQADFVNWGVVYRF
- a CDS encoding lipid A deacylase LpxR family protein, with the translated sequence MLKLYFSLLFIGIAEISYAQNYKNELVIISENDAYIDITSDRYYTNGAFIKFRHALNGENLKTGRSKEIIGFELGQKIYNPYYSFVPNPALHDRPFTAYLYGEANYSRFYSNKQMLKVSTQIGITGKDALGEKFQKAFHKLVGQNQIEGWEYGLKSEPTLNLGAEYNKLLITTNNKVFDATGTASAALGNVITKANLGAMLRLGRFNDMEGSAAFNSLVSNNNNYKTTRKYELFLSVNPQLHAVAFDSSLQGGLFRSDKGPITFKPKPFVFTTQMGLTFAIARWTANYTATFTSNEVKNSATGYRYAFYSLAYRFSKN